From Glycine soja cultivar W05 chromosome 4, ASM419377v2, whole genome shotgun sequence, the proteins below share one genomic window:
- the LOC114409834 gene encoding uncharacterized protein LOC114409834: MMQSLMSMKAYVGTRLPILTNSETSTRKQRVNCPNRRNVMVSCGSERNGNEGIGSNSGSFMSPSHNYAILKHRMEKAAKSEYYEEASRIRDSLKCFEDEIPVLRLRRLLKEAVADERFQDAARYRDELKEIAPHSLLKCSSDATTLGIRVQVKSAYIEGRSQPSEEVYSFEYRIKITNNTNRPVQLLRRHWIISDANGKTENIWGIGVVGEQPAIFPRSSFEFSSTCPLSTQNGRMEGDFEMIHVDRVGSRAFNVAIAPFSLSLLGDGDGETT, from the exons ATGATGCAGTCGTTGATGAGCATGAAGGCTTACGTGGGTACGAGGTTACCGATTTTAACGAATTCCGAGACGAGTACGAGGAAGCAGCGCGTGAATTGTCCGAACCGTAGGAATGTGATGGTTTCGTGCGGTTCGGAGAGGAATGGGAACGAAGGAATAGGTTCGAACTCAGGTTCGTTTATGTCTCCGAGCCATAATTACGCGATCTTGAAGCACCGGATGGAGAAAGCGGCCAAGTCCGAG TATTACGAAGAGGCTTCGAGGATTCGTGACTCGCTCAAGTGCTTCGAAGATGAGATTCCTGTTCTGCGTCTGAGGAGATTGTTGAAGGAAGCCGTTGCTGATGAGAGGTTTCAG GACGCAGCTAGATATCGTGATGAGCTAAAAGAAATTGCTCCACATTCTCTCTTAAAATGCTCAAGTGATGCGACAACCTTG GGAATCCGGGTCCAAGTGAAGAGTGCATATATAGAGGGCAGAAGTCAGCCTTCAGAGGAGGTATATTCCTTTGAATATAGAATCAAAATTACCAATAACACAAACCGCCCTGTTCAACTTCTCAGAAGGCATTGGATTATATCTGATGctaatgggaaaactgaaaatATTTG GGGAATTGGAGTTGTTGGTGAACAGCCAGCTATCTTTCCTAGGAGTAGTTTTGAATTCTCTTCTACATGCCCATTAAGCACACAAAATGGTAGAATG GAAGGTGACTTTGAGATGATACATGTTGATCGAGTAGGCTCAAGAGCATTTAATGTCGCCATTGCCCCTTTCTCGCTCTCTCTACTAGGAGATGGTGATGGTGAAACTACTTAA
- the LOC114409835 gene encoding uncharacterized protein LOC114409835 yields MGFLTGSHKDSWKPIMTAKTNTQSYWLNWRVLLCAIWILVSVIFSTLLLWKYERLRKPARNGSRVTQQETSATLYEDETWRPCLKGIHPAWLMAFRVVAFIMLLVLLIINATVDGGSIFYYYTQWTFTSITIYFGLGSLLSIYGCYQHHKKSTGDKVDNVDGDAEQGMYDASALPQSSNPSDQEKSLGAPEEVLVRQHAGFWGYIFQIIFQINAGSVMLTDCVFWFIIVPFLTIKDYNLNFLIVIMHSINAVFLIGDTALNCLRFPWFRIGYFCLWTVTYVIFQWIVHGCINLWWPYPFLDLSSYYAPLWYFAVALLHIPCYGIFALLMKLKHHVLSTRYPDSYQCVR; encoded by the exons ATGGGTTTTCTAACAGGCTCTCACAAAGACTCATGGAAGCCAATTATGACTGCAAAGACAAACACTCAAAGCTACTGGCTTAATTGGAGAGTTTTGCTTTGTGCCATATGGATTCTGGTTTCAGTAATCTTCTCAACCTTGCTTTTATGGAAGTATGAGCGTTTGAGAAAACCAGCAAGGAATGGTAGCCGGGTGACACAACAAGAAACATCAGCAACTTTGTATGAGGATGAAACTTGGAGGCCTTGCCTAAAAGGAATTCACCCTGCATGGCTCATGGCCTTCAGAGTTGTGGCGTTTATCATGCTTTTGGTGCTTCTCATAATCAATGCAACTGTTGATGGAGGAAGCATTTTCTACTATTACACTCA GTGGACTTTTACTTCAATCACCATCTATTTTGGG CTTGGATCTTTGCTCTCCATATATGGATGTTACCAACATCATAAGAAATCAACTGGGGATAAGGTTGATAATGTGGATGGAGATGCAGAGCAAGGAATGTATGATGCTTCTGCACTCCCACAAAGCTCTAATCCATCAGACCAAGAGAAAAGCCTCGGCGCCCCCGAAGAAGTTCTTGTACGCCAACATGCAGGCTTTTGGGGttacatttttcaaataatattccAG ATTAACGCTGGTTCCGTCATGCTCACCGATTGTGTATTTTGGTTCATAATTGTTCCATTTCTAACCATCAAAGATTACAACCTAAATTTT TTGATAGTCATTATGCACTCAATCAACGCAGTTTTTCTTATAGGTGATACAGCTTTAAATTGTCTG AGGTTCCCTTGGTTTCGAATAGGATACTTTTGCCTGTGGACAGTCACATATGTGATTTTCCAGTGGATTGTTCATGGTTGCATTAATCTCTG GTGGCCATATCCATTTCTTGATTTATCATCCTATTatgctccactatg GTACTTTGCGGTGGCATTACTGCATATTCCATGCTATGGAATTTTCGCTTTGTTAATGAAGCTGAAACACCATGTATTGTCAACGCGGTACCCGGACTCATATCAATGCGTTAGATGA